A section of the Ruania halotolerans genome encodes:
- the cimA gene encoding citramalate synthase, producing the protein MSTTSTPTDTHGTAAVHVYDTTLRDGAQQEGINLTVADKLAIAPLLDELGVTFIEGGWPGAIPKDTEFFARATKDLDLKNAELAAFGSTRKPGTSAHHDTQVRALIDSEAPTITLVAKSDIRHVERALRTTGEENLAMIADTVAYLVGEGRRVVLDAEHFFDGYRYDPDYALRAVTTAFEAGAEVVALCDTNGGMLPEWVHEIVSTVAGRTGPQQILGMHAHNDSGCAVANSMAAVSAGARHVQGTVNGYGERTGNADLMAVVANLDLKLGMRTLSNGGLEEVTRIAHAISEITNIAPFGRQPYIGASAFAHKGGLHASAIRIDPDLYQHIDPRKVGNDMRMLISDMAGRASIELKGRELGFDLAGQSELLARVTTRVKDAEANGYTYDAADASFELLLREEITGTRPAYFRTESWRAIVDHSAGPDGVMRDVAEATVKIHAGNQRVVSTGEGNGPVNALDHALRQALATAYPEIEDIELIDYKVRLLDSAHGTDAITRVLIELTDGQHSWSTVGVGANLLEASWEALVDGLVFGLLHAGVESL; encoded by the coding sequence ATGAGCACCACATCAACTCCCACGGACACCCACGGCACTGCCGCCGTGCACGTCTACGACACCACCCTGCGTGACGGCGCCCAGCAGGAGGGGATCAACCTGACCGTCGCCGACAAGCTCGCCATCGCACCGTTGTTGGACGAGCTCGGGGTCACGTTCATCGAGGGTGGGTGGCCAGGGGCGATTCCGAAGGATACGGAGTTCTTCGCGCGCGCCACCAAGGATCTGGACCTGAAGAACGCCGAGCTGGCGGCATTCGGATCCACCCGCAAACCGGGGACCAGCGCGCACCACGACACCCAGGTCCGTGCCCTGATCGACTCCGAGGCACCCACCATCACCCTGGTGGCCAAGAGCGACATCCGGCACGTGGAGCGTGCCCTGCGCACCACGGGCGAAGAGAACCTGGCGATGATCGCCGACACCGTCGCCTACCTGGTGGGGGAGGGCCGGCGGGTGGTGCTCGACGCCGAGCACTTCTTCGACGGCTACCGCTACGACCCTGACTATGCGCTGCGCGCCGTGACCACGGCGTTCGAGGCAGGGGCCGAGGTGGTGGCGTTGTGCGACACCAACGGCGGCATGCTCCCCGAATGGGTGCACGAGATCGTCTCGACTGTCGCCGGCCGAACCGGGCCGCAGCAGATCCTCGGCATGCATGCGCACAACGACTCCGGTTGCGCTGTGGCCAACTCGATGGCCGCCGTCTCGGCCGGGGCGCGGCACGTGCAGGGCACGGTGAACGGCTACGGAGAGCGCACCGGCAATGCGGACTTGATGGCCGTCGTCGCGAACCTCGATCTCAAACTGGGCATGCGCACTCTCAGTAACGGTGGCCTCGAGGAGGTCACCCGGATCGCCCACGCGATCAGCGAGATCACCAATATCGCGCCGTTCGGCCGCCAGCCCTACATCGGTGCCAGCGCCTTCGCGCATAAGGGCGGGCTGCACGCCAGCGCGATCCGGATCGACCCAGACCTCTACCAGCACATCGATCCGCGCAAGGTCGGCAACGACATGCGCATGCTGATCTCGGACATGGCAGGGCGGGCGAGTATCGAGCTCAAGGGCCGCGAGCTCGGCTTCGACCTCGCTGGACAGTCAGAACTGCTCGCCCGTGTGACCACCCGGGTGAAGGACGCCGAGGCGAACGGCTACACCTACGACGCCGCCGATGCATCCTTCGAGCTGCTGCTTCGGGAAGAGATCACGGGTACCCGGCCTGCCTATTTCCGCACCGAGTCCTGGCGGGCCATCGTGGACCACTCCGCCGGACCCGATGGAGTCATGCGGGACGTGGCCGAGGCCACGGTGAAGATCCACGCCGGGAACCAGCGCGTGGTCTCCACCGGCGAGGGCAACGGTCCGGTCAACGCCCTCGACCATGCTCTCCGGCAGGCACTGGCCACCGCGTATCCGGAGATCGAGGACATCGAACTGATCGACTACAAGGTGCGCTTGCTCGACTCCGCGCATGGCACCGACGCGATCACCCGGGTGCTCATCGAACTCACCGATGGCCAGCACTCATGGAGCACCGTCGGTGTCGGAGCCAACCTGCTCGAAGCCTCCTGGGAGGCACTCGTCGATGGACTGGTGTTCGGGCTCCTGCACGCGGGCGTCGAGTCCCTGTAG
- a CDS encoding sugar phosphate isomerase/epimerase family protein, with protein sequence MQIGVHGLVFTGEFDEAGLVTAISGTQKAGFDFLELPLMDPFAIDGGAVQRILADHGITMAASLGLDADHDLSSEDSAISARGEELLRRAVDVVAEAGGRHLCGVIYSAMQKYLTPATRAGRENSARALARLADHAQASGVELAIEIVNRYETNIVNTARAGLGFLEEIGHQNVHLHLDTYHMNIEESGMVEPVLDAAERLKYVHIGESHRGYLGTGSVDFGSFFRALGRIGYDGPIVFESFSSAVVSASLSNTLGIWRNLWDDPADLAAHANRFIRDQVRAVETIAFH encoded by the coding sequence ATGCAGATCGGCGTCCACGGCCTCGTGTTCACCGGCGAATTCGACGAGGCCGGACTGGTCACGGCAATCTCCGGCACCCAGAAGGCAGGGTTCGACTTCCTCGAGTTGCCGTTGATGGATCCGTTCGCGATCGACGGTGGTGCAGTGCAGCGGATCCTGGCCGATCACGGCATCACGATGGCCGCCTCGCTGGGGTTGGACGCCGACCACGACCTCTCCAGCGAAGACTCCGCGATCTCGGCCCGAGGTGAGGAATTGCTGCGGCGCGCGGTGGACGTCGTGGCTGAGGCCGGGGGCCGGCACCTGTGCGGGGTGATCTACTCCGCGATGCAGAAGTACCTGACACCGGCCACCCGAGCCGGGCGGGAGAACTCGGCTCGCGCGCTCGCCCGGTTGGCCGACCATGCCCAGGCCAGCGGTGTGGAGCTGGCGATCGAGATCGTGAACCGGTACGAGACCAATATCGTGAACACGGCACGGGCCGGGCTCGGGTTTCTCGAGGAGATCGGGCACCAGAACGTGCACCTGCACCTGGACACGTACCACATGAACATCGAGGAGTCCGGGATGGTCGAACCGGTACTCGATGCGGCGGAGCGCCTGAAGTACGTGCACATCGGCGAGAGCCACCGCGGTTATCTGGGCACCGGGTCAGTGGACTTCGGTTCGTTCTTCCGGGCGCTGGGCAGGATCGGCTACGACGGGCCGATCGTGTTCGAGTCCTTCTCCAGCGCCGTGGTGAGTGCCTCGCTCTCGAACACGCTCGGCATCTGGCGCAACCTGTGGGACGACCCAGCCGACCTTGCGGCCCATGCCAACCGTTTCATCCGCGACCAGGTGCGTGCCGTGGAGACCATCGCCTTCCACTGA
- a CDS encoding ABC transporter permease produces the protein MRATTTPSRADQRGPAGIVDGVRGWIETGGLRDRAVLLGGLLIVLVVVMTVLDAAGLTSGRFTSDYLASALIAYVPLALLALAELLVIMSGRGSIDLSVGSMVSLTGIAFGMLYQQSGVPLVLAVVLAVAFGALLGAINGLLTAYAGFPALITTLATYYAYRSIALVVSGQRPISGESISAFYGATSEVELPLIGAYVPLVPLGVFTFLLPVAVIAWFVLNRSTYGRRHYALGTNETAARWAGINTRRTRLLAFVYGGAICGLVGVYTVAQFASARPDAGTSGSGMALPAITIAVLGGVAITGGIGRLSGILLSALLIVWLNASILLVVPGNVGTQVQLLALGAVLLGASLFGSVSLRRRRKESGGADAEETPTTQ, from the coding sequence ATGAGGGCGACAACGACTCCAAGCCGGGCGGACCAGCGCGGTCCCGCCGGAATCGTCGATGGCGTGCGCGGGTGGATCGAGACTGGTGGTCTGCGCGATCGCGCCGTGCTGCTGGGCGGGTTGCTGATCGTGCTCGTGGTGGTGATGACGGTGCTCGACGCCGCCGGGCTCACCAGCGGCCGGTTCACCAGTGACTACCTCGCCTCGGCGCTGATCGCCTACGTCCCTCTCGCCCTGCTGGCCCTGGCGGAACTGCTGGTGATCATGTCCGGGCGTGGGTCGATCGACCTGTCCGTGGGCTCGATGGTCTCCCTCACCGGGATCGCGTTCGGGATGCTGTATCAGCAGTCGGGTGTGCCGTTGGTCCTGGCTGTCGTGCTTGCTGTGGCCTTCGGCGCGCTACTGGGCGCGATCAACGGCCTCCTGACGGCGTACGCGGGATTCCCGGCGCTGATCACCACGCTGGCCACCTACTATGCCTATCGCTCGATTGCGCTTGTGGTCAGCGGTCAGCGTCCGATCTCCGGTGAGTCGATCAGCGCCTTCTACGGTGCCACGAGCGAGGTGGAGCTCCCGCTGATCGGAGCCTACGTGCCGTTGGTGCCGCTTGGGGTGTTCACTTTCCTGCTTCCCGTGGCGGTGATTGCGTGGTTCGTCCTGAACCGCAGCACCTACGGTCGTCGTCACTACGCGCTCGGCACGAACGAGACGGCGGCCCGGTGGGCAGGCATCAATACCCGGCGCACACGTTTGCTCGCCTTTGTGTACGGAGGCGCGATCTGCGGTCTGGTCGGGGTCTACACGGTGGCCCAGTTCGCCTCCGCCCGACCGGACGCCGGCACCAGCGGCTCGGGGATGGCGCTGCCGGCGATCACGATCGCGGTGCTCGGCGGGGTGGCCATCACCGGTGGCATCGGCCGGCTCAGCGGGATCCTGCTCTCGGCCCTGTTGATCGTCTGGCTGAACGCCTCGATCCTGCTCGTGGTGCCAGGCAACGTCGGAACGCAGGTGCAGTTGCTGGCGCTCGGGGCGGTGCTCCTCGGTGCCTCGCTGTTCGGCAGTGTGTCGCTGCGCCGTCGCCGCAAGGAGAGCGGTGGAGCAGATGCCGAGGAGACCCCCACGACGCAGTAA
- a CDS encoding ABC transporter permease encodes MSETTAATEQSEQLSLRRILPPVITGQEVVLVGVIAALWVTLGLTTPAFLSAGSIGPLLVQVAPIALIGVGMTFVIITAGIDVSVAGMVMVCAVVTARVLVAFDVPAIVAVLLAMAVGLALGTLNGVLVAYGGVHPIIITFGTWNVFLFIGYRVFDSSTVNGIPGTLAFFGRGSGGQTAGIPHSFVIALIAVAIAWWFLRRTRAGRNLYAIGGNAHAARLAGIKVRPRLMTVYAVTGTLTGLAACMVIATGTSTLDQSVGSGKELQVIAAVVIGGTSIIGGRGSVVGTLLGAILVQTVITGVTQLGWPSEVGFLFVGIFILVAVGTDLVRERARRRS; translated from the coding sequence ATGAGCGAGACCACCGCGGCCACGGAGCAGTCCGAGCAGCTCTCACTTCGGAGGATCCTGCCACCGGTGATCACCGGGCAGGAGGTGGTACTGGTCGGAGTGATCGCCGCATTGTGGGTGACGCTCGGGCTCACCACCCCTGCGTTCCTCTCCGCCGGCTCGATCGGTCCGCTCCTGGTGCAGGTGGCGCCGATCGCGCTGATCGGCGTGGGCATGACGTTCGTCATCATCACGGCTGGGATCGATGTGTCGGTCGCGGGGATGGTGATGGTGTGCGCCGTGGTGACTGCCCGGGTCTTGGTGGCATTCGACGTCCCCGCGATCGTGGCGGTGCTGTTGGCGATGGCGGTGGGGCTGGCCCTCGGTACCCTGAACGGAGTGCTCGTGGCCTACGGCGGCGTGCACCCCATCATCATCACGTTCGGTACCTGGAACGTCTTCCTGTTCATCGGCTACCGGGTGTTCGACTCCTCCACGGTGAACGGAATCCCGGGCACGCTCGCCTTCTTCGGGCGCGGCTCCGGCGGGCAGACCGCCGGTATCCCGCACTCCTTCGTGATCGCCTTGATCGCCGTGGCGATCGCATGGTGGTTCCTGCGACGCACCCGGGCTGGTCGCAACCTGTATGCCATCGGCGGCAACGCCCACGCGGCCCGGCTCGCCGGGATCAAGGTGCGGCCCCGACTGATGACTGTCTACGCCGTCACCGGCACGCTCACGGGACTGGCGGCATGCATGGTGATCGCCACCGGCACATCCACGCTCGACCAGTCGGTCGGCTCCGGCAAGGAGCTTCAGGTAATCGCCGCCGTCGTGATCGGCGGTACCTCCATCATCGGTGGCCGCGGCAGCGTGGTGGGTACGCTGCTCGGCGCGATCCTGGTGCAGACGGTGATCACCGGTGTGACACAGCTCGGGTGGCCTTCGGAGGTCGGCTTCCTGTTCGTTGGCATCTTCATCCTGGTGGCGGTGGGCACCGACCTCGTCCGTGAGCGAGCGAGGAGGCGATCATGA
- a CDS encoding sugar ABC transporter ATP-binding protein — protein sequence MHEETPRLRMRDISKRYGGVRALSHADLTVQPGTVHALVGENGAGKSTLIKVLAGAERADTGVIEIDGEPVTIESTGQALDLGVQTVYQEPQLFAELTVAENFFVGREITSGPVIDWHRQAPRMFDLLDLVGLDRSIASVPIGHLTIATQQQVSIAKALLDDARILILDEPSAILTDTEIEVLFGVVRRLAEQGVSIIYISHRLDELFRIADEVTIMRDGRTVHNEALADLTVRAIAERMVGGELSEGAREPNAPGEVRLRLDSLGLEGHFENISLTVRAGEIVGLYGLVGCGASEVGDVIYGMRHPTSGSMEVLGRSTRVANPADAKRRGVRMLPANRSAQGTFAFQSIAFNITIGSLRLLGKVAGWVSPAAERTIAGSLIDRLAVKTPSQRQPVSAMSGGNAQKVVLARQLVEQPDLLVLAEPTQGVDVGAKEEIHQIVSELADTQTAILVITTDLAEVLRIADRVVVFRAGQIASEFAPTATQAEVLAAAAGEITSGSTS from the coding sequence ATGCACGAGGAGACACCCCGCTTGCGGATGCGAGACATCTCCAAGCGGTACGGAGGTGTGCGCGCCCTCAGCCACGCGGACCTGACAGTACAACCCGGCACCGTGCACGCTCTGGTCGGCGAGAACGGTGCCGGGAAGTCGACGCTGATCAAGGTTCTGGCCGGTGCCGAGCGCGCGGATACCGGTGTGATCGAGATCGACGGCGAACCGGTGACTATCGAATCCACTGGTCAAGCCCTCGACCTCGGGGTGCAGACGGTGTACCAGGAACCGCAGTTGTTCGCCGAGCTGACGGTGGCGGAGAACTTCTTCGTGGGCCGCGAGATCACCTCGGGTCCGGTGATCGACTGGCATCGGCAGGCACCCCGGATGTTCGACCTGCTCGACCTGGTGGGTCTCGATCGTTCGATCGCTTCAGTGCCGATCGGCCATCTCACGATTGCCACACAGCAGCAGGTCTCGATCGCGAAGGCTCTGTTGGACGATGCCCGGATTCTCATCCTGGACGAACCCAGCGCGATCCTGACCGACACCGAGATCGAGGTGCTCTTCGGCGTGGTGCGCCGGCTCGCCGAACAAGGGGTATCGATCATCTACATCAGCCATCGGCTGGACGAACTGTTCCGGATCGCTGACGAGGTGACGATCATGCGCGATGGCCGCACAGTTCACAACGAGGCGTTGGCCGATCTGACCGTGCGCGCGATCGCCGAGCGGATGGTGGGCGGTGAGTTGAGCGAAGGTGCTCGCGAGCCGAATGCACCGGGCGAGGTCCGACTCCGTCTGGACTCCCTCGGCCTGGAGGGGCACTTCGAGAACATCTCGCTCACTGTGCGGGCCGGCGAGATCGTCGGTTTGTACGGATTGGTCGGCTGCGGCGCGTCCGAAGTAGGTGACGTCATCTACGGGATGCGCCATCCGACGTCCGGGAGCATGGAGGTACTCGGACGCTCGACCCGTGTTGCCAACCCAGCAGACGCGAAACGGCGCGGGGTCCGGATGCTGCCGGCGAACCGATCCGCTCAGGGCACGTTCGCATTTCAGTCGATCGCCTTCAACATCACCATCGGTTCGCTCCGGTTATTGGGGAAGGTAGCCGGTTGGGTCTCCCCTGCCGCCGAGCGCACGATCGCCGGATCGCTGATCGACCGGCTCGCGGTCAAGACGCCGAGTCAGCGGCAGCCGGTCAGCGCAATGTCCGGTGGGAACGCGCAGAAGGTCGTGCTGGCTCGCCAGTTGGTCGAGCAACCTGACCTGCTGGTGCTCGCCGAGCCCACCCAGGGCGTGGATGTGGGCGCGAAGGAGGAGATCCACCAGATCGTCTCCGAACTTGCCGATACCCAGACCGCCATCCTGGTGATCACCACCGACCTCGCTGAGGTTCTGCGGATCGCCGACCGTGTCGTGGTGTTCCGGGCGGGGCAGATCGCGAGCGAGTTTGCGCCGACGGCCACCCAGGCTGAGGTTCTTGCCGCGGCGGCCGGGGAGATCACGAGTGGGAGCACGTCATGA
- a CDS encoding autoinducer 2 ABC transporter substrate-binding protein has protein sequence MTISRTATCTLTLGLTAALALAGCTTRDDNPDTGGNGEETAAEDVTIAFVPKLQGIPYFEAMNTGGMQAAEELGFEWLYQGPTTADAAAQADIVRSFIQQNVDVLFVAPNDPDSMAPLLQEAQDAGIHVATTDTDAPNSVREVFISQASVEGIGQQLTDSLMEAMGESGEYAIVSCGETAANLNAWIEVQEEYTASEYPEAEIVDIVYAGEDQAAATQMATDLMLANPDLTGLVGECTSSAPGVAQAVEDAGRVGEVFTVGLGTPQSMLPYLETGSSSASVLWDVEALGYLTGWAGVQLENEEEFEATNSVNEDLTAVEYDAETSVLLLGPPTVFTADNAGDYDY, from the coding sequence ATGACGATCTCCAGAACAGCGACCTGCACCCTCACGCTGGGGCTGACGGCAGCTCTTGCACTCGCGGGGTGCACGACCCGGGACGACAACCCCGATACAGGCGGAAACGGCGAGGAGACCGCAGCCGAAGACGTCACGATCGCTTTCGTTCCGAAACTCCAGGGCATCCCGTACTTCGAGGCGATGAACACCGGCGGTATGCAGGCCGCCGAGGAACTCGGATTCGAATGGCTCTACCAGGGACCGACCACGGCGGACGCCGCCGCGCAAGCCGACATCGTGCGCTCGTTCATTCAGCAGAACGTGGACGTGCTGTTCGTGGCACCGAACGACCCGGATTCCATGGCACCGCTGCTGCAGGAAGCCCAAGACGCCGGCATCCACGTGGCCACGACCGATACCGATGCACCGAACTCGGTGCGAGAGGTCTTCATCTCGCAGGCCTCGGTGGAAGGCATCGGTCAGCAACTCACCGACTCACTGATGGAGGCGATGGGCGAATCTGGCGAGTACGCGATCGTTTCCTGCGGTGAGACAGCGGCGAACCTGAACGCCTGGATCGAGGTGCAAGAGGAGTACACGGCCTCGGAATACCCCGAGGCGGAGATCGTCGACATCGTCTATGCCGGTGAGGACCAGGCGGCTGCCACCCAGATGGCCACCGATCTCATGCTGGCCAACCCAGACCTGACCGGGCTGGTGGGTGAATGCACGTCCAGCGCCCCAGGGGTTGCGCAGGCGGTGGAGGATGCCGGACGCGTCGGCGAAGTCTTCACCGTGGGACTGGGCACACCGCAGTCCATGCTGCCGTACCTGGAGACTGGATCCTCCAGCGCCTCCGTGTTGTGGGACGTCGAAGCGCTCGGCTACCTGACCGGGTGGGCCGGAGTGCAGCTCGAGAACGAGGAGGAGTTCGAGGCGACGAACTCCGTCAACGAGGACCTCACAGCGGTGGAGTACGACGCGGAAACAAGCGTGCTCCTGCTCGGGCCACCCACGGTGTTCACTGCGGACAACGCCGGCGACTACGACTACTGA
- a CDS encoding lipoate--protein ligase family protein, with protein sequence MSRGEYKVPGGKLVAAEVEVVDGRLAQVHISGDFFLEPDEALERIDAALTGVPEAATVGQMSTLVAAAVADAHLVGFTPQAVAIAVRRALGQATGWHDHTFELVHPGPMEPTMNLALDQVLLEEVGAGRRGPTLRIWEWSGGCVILGSFQSLRNEIDTAAAQELDIDVVRRISGGGAMFVEPGNAITYSLYVPGSLVEGLSFEQSYAFLDDWMIGALREVGIDARYVPLNDIASPAGKIGGAAQKRLANGTVLHHVTASYDIDATKMLKVLRIGREKLSDKGTTSANKRVDPLRSQTGMSREAIIESMKNHFRARYTSSDGALTEEEIARAGELAVGKFSDPAWIARVP encoded by the coding sequence GTGAGCAGAGGTGAGTACAAGGTGCCTGGCGGCAAGCTGGTGGCAGCCGAGGTGGAGGTCGTCGACGGGCGCCTGGCACAGGTGCACATCAGCGGTGACTTCTTTCTCGAGCCGGATGAGGCGCTGGAACGCATTGACGCTGCGCTGACCGGTGTGCCGGAGGCCGCCACCGTGGGCCAGATGTCCACGCTGGTGGCGGCGGCTGTGGCTGACGCGCACCTCGTGGGCTTCACCCCGCAAGCCGTGGCGATCGCCGTCCGGCGTGCCCTGGGTCAGGCGACGGGCTGGCACGACCACACGTTCGAGCTGGTGCACCCAGGCCCGATGGAACCCACGATGAACCTTGCGCTCGATCAGGTGCTGCTCGAAGAGGTCGGCGCTGGGCGGCGCGGACCGACCCTTCGGATCTGGGAGTGGTCGGGGGGCTGCGTGATCCTCGGCTCATTTCAGTCGCTGCGCAACGAGATCGACACTGCAGCCGCGCAGGAACTTGATATTGACGTGGTCCGCCGGATCTCCGGTGGGGGAGCGATGTTCGTCGAACCCGGGAACGCGATCACCTACTCGCTGTACGTGCCTGGTTCGCTCGTCGAGGGCTTGAGCTTCGAGCAGTCCTATGCCTTCCTGGATGACTGGATGATCGGTGCGCTGCGCGAGGTCGGCATTGACGCGCGCTACGTGCCACTGAACGACATCGCCTCACCTGCGGGAAAGATCGGCGGCGCCGCGCAGAAGCGGCTCGCGAACGGGACCGTGCTGCACCACGTGACGGCTAGCTATGACATCGACGCCACCAAGATGCTGAAAGTGCTGCGGATTGGCCGGGAAAAGCTCTCTGACAAGGGCACCACCAGCGCCAACAAGCGGGTGGATCCATTGCGCAGTCAGACCGGGATGTCGCGTGAGGCCATCATCGAGTCGATGAAGAATCACTTCCGCGCTCGGTACACCAGTAGTGATGGCGCATTGACGGAGGAAGAGATCGCTCGAGCGGGCGAACTCGCCGTCGGCAAGTTCTCCGACCCGGCGTGGATCGCGCGAGTCCCGTGA
- a CDS encoding LacI family DNA-binding transcriptional regulator: MERTIRATSRDVAAAAGVSVATVSYVMNGRTDRRIPTATRDRVLESARELGYAPDRSARMLRRRSTEQVCLVIGSFGVPALDQMAASLHEVGDRHGFGVITMVVNSATTAARTIERLRERVADGAVIATGLSYLDPSDVGGLADAGLPMLVMSNTAEADGFDVYREPEAEAMDDAVAHLVSSGRRRIAYVGHDREVRVFREHALVDSDRFAAFVAGLDARGVALRKELVTAGADDRVAGYQAARSLLSAPEPPEAIVTASSRSAVSAIWAARDLGLRVPEDVAVVGAGTIPEAQVTRPTLSTMGPDDDADFTEAAQMLFDRIIHTRRGNWHEISRPWTFTARGSV, encoded by the coding sequence ATGGAACGGACCATACGGGCGACGTCGCGCGACGTGGCCGCTGCTGCCGGTGTCTCCGTGGCGACCGTCTCCTACGTGATGAATGGCCGCACGGACCGGCGGATTCCCACCGCGACCCGCGACCGGGTGCTGGAGAGCGCGCGCGAACTTGGCTACGCGCCGGACCGATCCGCCCGGATGTTGCGCCGACGCTCCACTGAGCAGGTCTGCCTCGTGATCGGGAGTTTCGGTGTGCCCGCCCTGGATCAGATGGCGGCAAGTCTCCATGAGGTCGGGGACCGGCACGGTTTCGGTGTGATCACCATGGTCGTCAACTCTGCAACGACGGCCGCTCGGACGATCGAGCGATTGCGTGAGCGAGTGGCCGACGGTGCCGTGATCGCGACCGGCTTGAGCTACCTCGACCCCTCCGACGTGGGCGGACTCGCCGATGCGGGTCTGCCCATGCTCGTGATGAGCAACACGGCCGAGGCTGACGGGTTCGACGTCTACCGCGAACCCGAGGCCGAGGCGATGGACGATGCGGTCGCTCACCTGGTCTCCAGCGGACGACGGCGGATTGCCTATGTGGGGCACGACCGGGAGGTGCGGGTGTTCCGGGAGCATGCCCTGGTGGACAGCGACAGGTTCGCTGCCTTCGTGGCTGGCCTGGACGCACGCGGCGTTGCGCTTCGGAAGGAGCTTGTCACCGCGGGTGCGGACGATCGGGTAGCCGGGTACCAGGCTGCTCGCTCGTTACTGTCGGCACCGGAGCCGCCCGAGGCCATCGTCACAGCCTCGTCCCGGTCGGCCGTGAGTGCCATCTGGGCAGCCAGAGACCTTGGCCTGCGGGTTCCGGAGGACGTCGCGGTGGTGGGCGCCGGCACGATTCCGGAGGCGCAGGTGACCCGGCCGACGCTCAGCACGATGGGTCCCGATGACGATGCCGACTTCACCGAGGCGGCGCAGATGCTCTTCGACCGGATCATCCACACGCGCCGCGGGAACTGGCACGAGATCAGCCGCCCGTGGACGTTCACCGCTCGCGGTTCGGTCTGA